The following are encoded together in the Juglans microcarpa x Juglans regia isolate MS1-56 chromosome 2D, Jm3101_v1.0, whole genome shotgun sequence genome:
- the LOC121248935 gene encoding phosphatidylinositol 4-phosphate 5-kinase 2-like, with amino-acid sequence MQVTLLGLSGQAIDPDSDKKKKNSEEEEEKKMELVVAQPCMVVGRMRSPAGSRRVTPTSTATASTVEKVLLNGDLYMGTLLGNAPHGAGKYLWSDGCMYEGEWKKGKASGKGKFSWPSGATYEGEFKLGRMEGYGTFIGIAGDTYKGSWVADRKHGFGEKRYANGDVYEGSWKYNLQHGEGRYVWSNGNEYAGEWKNGVISGKGVLIWANGHKYQGYWENEVPKGRGVFTWADGSSNAGTWGKDFHFHVGAARKRSSVDEESVDLDFGRNVNFPRICIWELDGEAGDITCDIVDTVEASMFYKDGKGCGYEGGCVEQIPKSPCLLADGEMKKPGQMISKGHKNYDLMLNLQLGIRYTVGKHASIQRELKPGDFDPSEKFWTRFPPEGSKCTPPHQSVDFRWKDYCPVVFRHLRELFAIDPADYMLAICGNDALRELSSPGKSGSLFYLTQDDRFMIKTVKKSEVKVLIRMLPSYYQHVYQYKNSLITKFFGVHCVKPVGGQKTRFIVMGNLFCSEYRIHKRFDLKGSSYGRTTDKPEEEIDETTTLKDLDLNYVFRLECSWFQELIWQIDRDCEFLEGERIMDYSLLIGIHFRDDYSGDELKTSLFDMHSDRSDMHHEDTFKQGYHSNKLELRDMDWILVGRGPLIRLGANMPARAERVSRFGVDQHSGSGSNNSTPSSQGGGEIFDVILFFGIIDILQDYDISKKLEHAYKSLQVDSTSISAVDPKLYSKRFREFIHRIFVDEK; translated from the exons ATGCAAGTGACTCTACTGGGTCTTTCTGGACAGGCCATTGACCCAGACAGcgataagaagaagaaaaactctgaagaagaagaagaaaaaaagatggagTTGGTGGTCGCGCAGCCTTGTATGGTTGTGGGTCGGATGCGATCCCCAGCCGGGTCCAGGCGCGTGACTCCCACCTCTACGGCCACCGCATCCACCGTAGAAAAGGTACTCCTAAACGGCGACCTCTACATGGGAACGTTATTGGGGAATGCGCCGCACGGGGCCGGCAAATATCTGTGGTCCGATGGCTGCATGTACGAAGGGGAATGGAAGAAAGGCAAAGCAAGCGGCAAAGGTAAATTCTCGTGGCCTTCCGGAGCTACCTACGAAGGGGAATTCAAGTTGGGTCGAATGGAGGGTTACGGCACCTTCATTGGCATCGCTGGGGACACCTACAAAGGCTCATGGGTCGCTGATCGCAAGCACGGCTTCGGCGAGAAGCGCTACGCTAATGGGGATGTATATGAAGGCTCATGGAAATACAATTTGCAGCATGGTGAAGGGAGGTATGTCTGGAGCAATGGGAATGAGTATGCGGGTGAGTGGAAGAACGGGGTTATTTCCGGTAAAGGGGTTTTGATTTGGGCCAATGGGCATAAGTATCAGGGGTATTGGGAGAATGAGGTGCCAAAGGGTAGAGGGGTATTCACTTGGGCTGATGGGAGCAGCAATGCCGGGACTTGGGGTAAGGATTTTCACTTTCATGTCGGTGCTGCTAGGAAGAGGTCGTCGGTGGATGAGGAAAGTGTGGATTTGGATTTCGGGAGGAATGTGAATTTTCCGCGGATTTGTATCTGGGAATTGGATGGAGAGGCTGGGGATATTACTTGTGATATTGTGGATACTGTAGAGGCGTCTATGTTCTATAAGGACGGCAAGGGATGTGGCTACGAAGGTGGTTGTGTCGAGCAGATACCGAAGAGTCCGTGTTTGTTGGCCGATGGCGAGATGAAGAAGCCGGGGCAAATGATATCCAAGGGCCATAAGAACTACGATTTGATGCTTAATCTCCAACTGGGTATCAG ATACACTGTTGGAAAGCATGCATCTATACAGCGGGAGCTGAAGCCAGGGGATTTCGATCCTAGCGAGAAGTTTTGGACAAGGTTTCCACCAGAAGGGTCCAAGTGTACGCCCCCTCATCAATCCGTTGACTTCAGATGGAAGGATTATTGCCCAGTGGTGTTCAG ACATTTAAGGGAGTTGTTTGCAATAGATCCGGCGGATTACATGCTTGCTATTTGTGGAAATGACGCACTCAGGGAGTTGTCTTCTCCTGGGAAGAGTGGAAGTTTATTCTACCTTACACAAGATGACCGGTTTATGATAAAAACTGTCAAGAAATCTGAAGTCAAG GTGCTTATTAGGATGCTTCCAAGTTACTACCAGCATGTTTATCAGTACAAGAACTCGTTGATAACAAAATTCTTTGGCGTTCATTGTGTTAAACCAGTGGGAGGTCAAAAG ACGCGTTTCATTGTTATGGGCAATCTATTCTGTTCGGAGTACCGAATCCACAAGAGGTTTGATCTTAAAGGCTCTTCTTATGGCCGCACAACTGATAAACCTGAGGAGGAAATAGACGAGACAACAACACTCAAAGACCTTGATTTGAACTACGTGTTTCGCTTGGAATGTTCTTGGTTTCAAGAACTTATCTG GCAAATTGATAGAGACTGTGAATTTTTGGAAGGGGAGAGAATCATGGATTACAGTCTTTTAATTGGTATTCACTTTCGTGATGATTACTCAGGTGATGAGCTGAAGACTTCACTGTTCGATATGCATTCTG ACAGAAGTGATATGCATCATGAAGACACATTCAAGCAAGGATATCATTCAAATAAATTAGAGCTGCGGGATATGGATTGGATTCTGGTGGGCCG GGGACCGCTAATCCGGTTAGGGGCAAACATGCCTGCAAGAGCAGAGCGGGTGTCAAGGTTTGGCGTGGATCAGCATTCAGGGAGTGGAAGTAACAATTCAACCCCTTCTTCACAGGGTGGTGGGGAGATCTTTGACGTGATTCTCTTCTTTGGCATCATTGacattcttcaagattatgataTTAGCAAAAAGCTAGAACATGCCTACAAGTCCTTGCAAGTGGATTCCACCTCCATCTCAGCCGTCGATCCAAAGCTATACTCTAAAAGATTCCGGGAGTTCATACACAGAATTTTTGTGGATGAGAAGTGA
- the LOC121248936 gene encoding uncharacterized protein LOC121248936 isoform X2 — protein sequence MSTDMVGCIRRSWEPRQCSLLNSSTYNLHKDSSEKFRQENPIVNLAINYDMHSEEFDGTESNQTVTKSDCLLTKLCYDTTLKVNSDSERCREVFTVVKHDTLAEHILQLNIQNQEKSDCSHCQFESDCTTESVGEPVGSFSTQNGEHSHQLNSLLSPFSIDSQIQFSGRASHVRSLVKESNEIDGRGLIYSTYHLGYDASIIEDSINGYTPPGSSFSNSLEISGLLCHTTDSSDTVVYNGEHGFLDASSSIGSHCSNSTPGIFENGSRRRLVDIFDAEVSSDASTSSVRGAVLNLDLDDRLDKEDNPKTFQFPELQDEEAGFLNKKTTKGYTSQDIVKYETKVHRSTDSENVCFCTELEDNSSSTKLFLPYPDQLNVTGHPDHVFAHDNGTCMSLVNSDVVSKEDLLPQIESLKNVNCTLSCQSHPAFDFHNWDIKGKFASAMVLNEYSGHGASPVSVSLEKTISRTPTEASLDAFCLKDMKSVVDDNDKEICSSIVVNLDSNVKKHQNKFSQGVCLANILDRAHDDLNTSPNIVAVDLSKSSSMGDGSCFQNQEITIGDIGAQIKCTPAIVTVNNPSAHYNSVIPANPREPTLDNNSFLTVECPENVVKKSHQACTYLNDCLHCAEHIDKVHSQDAIIDGKVDTSAVEDLDRMKHANVGTPKSKPYKRLLLKSVLGGTAAFGLLFLLFQLRVHREKGGESSGDTRQIWKANGREFSSRKGRKGSKANGIYPAEKLKFGD from the exons ATGTCCACGGATATGGTTGGGTGCATTAGGAGAAGCTGGGAGCCAAGACAGTGCAGCCTTTTGAACTCTTCTACTTACAACTTGCATAAAGATTCAAGCGAGAAATTCAGGCAG GAAAATCCAATTGTCAACTTGGCAATAAATTATGATATGCATTCAGAGGAGTTCGATGGCACTGAAAGCAATCAAACAGTAACTAAAAGTGATTGCTTATTAACAAAGCTATGTTATGATACCACATTGAAGGTGAATTCCGATTCAGAAAGATGCAGAGAGGTATTTACGGTGGTTAAACATGATACTTTGGCAGAACATATATTGCAATTAAATATTCAAAACCAAGAGAAGAGTGATTGTTCACATTGTCAATTTGAATCGGACTGCACAACTGAATCAGTGGGAGAACCAGTGGGATCTTTTTCCACACAAAATGGGGAGCATAGTCATCAGCTGAATAGTTTGTTATCACCATTCTCCATTGATTCACAGATCCAATTTAGTGGCAGAGCTTCTCATGTCAGAAGTCTAGTCAAAGAAAGCAATGAAATTGATGGACGGGGCTTGATTTATAGCACTTACCACCTGGGATATGATGCTTCCATTATAGAGGATTCTATAAATGGCTACACACCACCAGGAAGTTCTTTTTCTAACTCGTTGGAGATATCAGGTTTGCTTTGCCATACGACTGACAGCAGTGACACTGTAGTGTATAATGGGGAGCATGGTTTTCTTGATGCATCCTCTAGTATTGGTTCTCATTGCTCAAATTCGACCCCAGGGATTTTTGAAAATGGATCTAGGAGGAGACTTGTTGACATTTTTGATGCGGAAGTATCATCTGATGCCAGCACGAGCTCTGTACGAGGTGCAGTGTTGAACTTGGATCTGGATGATCGATTGGATAAGGAAGATAATCCTAAGACTTTCCAGTTCCCTGAATTGCAGGATGAAGAGGCTGGCTTCTTGAACAAGAAAACTACTAAAGGATACACATCACAGGACATTGTCAAATATGAGACCAAGGTGCACCGTTCTACTGATTCTGAAAATGTATGTTTTTGCACGGAACTTGAGGACAACAGCTCCTCTACCAAGCTTTTCCTGCCATACCCAGACCAACTAAACGTGACTGGTCATCCAGACCATGTATTTGCACATGACAATGGCACCTGCATGTCTCTTGTGAATTCAGATGTTGTATCTAAGGAAGACCTACTGCCTCAAATAGAATcattgaaaaatgtgaattgtACGCTGTCATGTCAATCTCATCCTGCTTTTGACTTTCATAATTGGGACATTAAAGGCAAATTTGCATCTGCTATGGTATTGAATGAATATTCTGGTCATGGAGCTTCTCCAGTGTCTGTTTCCCTTGAGAAAACTATCAGTCGTACGCCAACTGAAGCTTCATTAGATGCTTTCTGCCTCAAGGATATGAAAAGTGTGGTTGATGATAATGACAAGGAGATATGTAGTTCAATTGTGGTTAATTTGGACTCTAATGTTAAGAAACATCAAAATAAGTTTTCTCAGGGAGTTTGTCTTGCTAATATCCTTGACAGAGCACATGACGATTTAAACACTTCACCAAATATTGTAGCTGTTGATCTGAGCAAATCAAGTAGTATGGGAGATGGTAGTTGTTTTCAGAATCAAGAAATAACCATTGGAGATATTGGAGCTCAAATTAAATGCACACCAGCTATTGTGACAGTGAATAACCCTTCTGCCCATTATAATTCTGTCATACCTGCCAATCCTAGAGAACCCACATTGGATAATAATTCCTTCTTAACCGTTGAATGTCCAGAAAATGTAGTTAAAAAGAGTCATCAAGCATGCACGTATCTCAATGATTGTCTTCACTGTGCAGAACATATTGACAAGGTGCACAGCCAG GATGCAATAATTGATGGAAAGGTGGATACATCAGCAGTTGAGGATTTAGACAGAATGAAGCATGCGAATGTAGGGACACCAAAGTCCAAGCCCTATAAAAGACTACTGCTGAAATCAGTTTTAGGGGGTACCGCTGCTTTTGGCTTATTGTTTCTCTTGTTCCAACTCAG AGTTCACAGAGAGAAAGGAGGAGAATCAAGTGGGGACACTCGTCAGATATGGAAAGCAAATGGCAGAGAATTCTCATCGCGAAAGGGACGTAAGGGAAGCAAAGCTAATGGGATTTATCCAGCTGAAAAGCTCAAATTTGGAGATTAG
- the LOC121248936 gene encoding uncharacterized protein LOC121248936 isoform X1, translating to MSTDMVGCIRRSWEPRQCSLLNSSTYNLHKDSSEKFRQENPIVNLAINYDMHSEEFDGTESNQTVTKSDCLLTKLCYDTTLKVNSDSERCREVFTVVKHDTLAEHILQLNIQNQEKSDCSHCQFESDCTTESVGEPVGSFSTQNGEHSHQLNSLLSPFSIDSQIQFSGRASHVRSLVKESNEIDGRGLIYSTYHLGYDASIIEDSINGYTPPGSSFSNSLEISGLLCHTTDSSDTVVYNGEHGFLDASSSIGSHCSNSTPGIFENGSRRRLVDIFDAEVSSDASTSSVRGAVLNLDLDDRLDKEDNPKTFQFPELQDEEAGFLNKKTTKGYTSQDIVKYETKVHRSTDSENVCFCTELEDNSSSTKLFLPYPDQLNVTGHPDHVFAHDNGTCMSLVNSDVVSKEDLLPQIESLKNVNCTLSCQSHPAFDFHNWDIKGKFASAMVLNEYSGHGASPVSVSLEKTISRTPTEASLDAFCLKDMKSVVDDNDKEICSSIVVNLDSNVKKHQNKFSQGVCLANILDRAHDDLNTSPNIVAVDLSKSSSMGDGSCFQNQEITIGDIGAQIKCTPAIVTVNNPSAHYNSVIPANPREPTLDNNSFLTVECPENVVKKSHQACTYLNDCLHCAEHIDKVHSQDAIIDGKVDTSAVEDLDRMKHANVGTPKSKPYKRLLLKSVLGGTAAFGLLFLLFQLSRVHREKGGESSGDTRQIWKANGREFSSRKGRKGSKANGIYPAEKLKFGD from the exons ATGTCCACGGATATGGTTGGGTGCATTAGGAGAAGCTGGGAGCCAAGACAGTGCAGCCTTTTGAACTCTTCTACTTACAACTTGCATAAAGATTCAAGCGAGAAATTCAGGCAG GAAAATCCAATTGTCAACTTGGCAATAAATTATGATATGCATTCAGAGGAGTTCGATGGCACTGAAAGCAATCAAACAGTAACTAAAAGTGATTGCTTATTAACAAAGCTATGTTATGATACCACATTGAAGGTGAATTCCGATTCAGAAAGATGCAGAGAGGTATTTACGGTGGTTAAACATGATACTTTGGCAGAACATATATTGCAATTAAATATTCAAAACCAAGAGAAGAGTGATTGTTCACATTGTCAATTTGAATCGGACTGCACAACTGAATCAGTGGGAGAACCAGTGGGATCTTTTTCCACACAAAATGGGGAGCATAGTCATCAGCTGAATAGTTTGTTATCACCATTCTCCATTGATTCACAGATCCAATTTAGTGGCAGAGCTTCTCATGTCAGAAGTCTAGTCAAAGAAAGCAATGAAATTGATGGACGGGGCTTGATTTATAGCACTTACCACCTGGGATATGATGCTTCCATTATAGAGGATTCTATAAATGGCTACACACCACCAGGAAGTTCTTTTTCTAACTCGTTGGAGATATCAGGTTTGCTTTGCCATACGACTGACAGCAGTGACACTGTAGTGTATAATGGGGAGCATGGTTTTCTTGATGCATCCTCTAGTATTGGTTCTCATTGCTCAAATTCGACCCCAGGGATTTTTGAAAATGGATCTAGGAGGAGACTTGTTGACATTTTTGATGCGGAAGTATCATCTGATGCCAGCACGAGCTCTGTACGAGGTGCAGTGTTGAACTTGGATCTGGATGATCGATTGGATAAGGAAGATAATCCTAAGACTTTCCAGTTCCCTGAATTGCAGGATGAAGAGGCTGGCTTCTTGAACAAGAAAACTACTAAAGGATACACATCACAGGACATTGTCAAATATGAGACCAAGGTGCACCGTTCTACTGATTCTGAAAATGTATGTTTTTGCACGGAACTTGAGGACAACAGCTCCTCTACCAAGCTTTTCCTGCCATACCCAGACCAACTAAACGTGACTGGTCATCCAGACCATGTATTTGCACATGACAATGGCACCTGCATGTCTCTTGTGAATTCAGATGTTGTATCTAAGGAAGACCTACTGCCTCAAATAGAATcattgaaaaatgtgaattgtACGCTGTCATGTCAATCTCATCCTGCTTTTGACTTTCATAATTGGGACATTAAAGGCAAATTTGCATCTGCTATGGTATTGAATGAATATTCTGGTCATGGAGCTTCTCCAGTGTCTGTTTCCCTTGAGAAAACTATCAGTCGTACGCCAACTGAAGCTTCATTAGATGCTTTCTGCCTCAAGGATATGAAAAGTGTGGTTGATGATAATGACAAGGAGATATGTAGTTCAATTGTGGTTAATTTGGACTCTAATGTTAAGAAACATCAAAATAAGTTTTCTCAGGGAGTTTGTCTTGCTAATATCCTTGACAGAGCACATGACGATTTAAACACTTCACCAAATATTGTAGCTGTTGATCTGAGCAAATCAAGTAGTATGGGAGATGGTAGTTGTTTTCAGAATCAAGAAATAACCATTGGAGATATTGGAGCTCAAATTAAATGCACACCAGCTATTGTGACAGTGAATAACCCTTCTGCCCATTATAATTCTGTCATACCTGCCAATCCTAGAGAACCCACATTGGATAATAATTCCTTCTTAACCGTTGAATGTCCAGAAAATGTAGTTAAAAAGAGTCATCAAGCATGCACGTATCTCAATGATTGTCTTCACTGTGCAGAACATATTGACAAGGTGCACAGCCAG GATGCAATAATTGATGGAAAGGTGGATACATCAGCAGTTGAGGATTTAGACAGAATGAAGCATGCGAATGTAGGGACACCAAAGTCCAAGCCCTATAAAAGACTACTGCTGAAATCAGTTTTAGGGGGTACCGCTGCTTTTGGCTTATTGTTTCTCTTGTTCCAACTCAG TAGAGTTCACAGAGAGAAAGGAGGAGAATCAAGTGGGGACACTCGTCAGATATGGAAAGCAAATGGCAGAGAATTCTCATCGCGAAAGGGACGTAAGGGAAGCAAAGCTAATGGGATTTATCCAGCTGAAAAGCTCAAATTTGGAGATTAG